The Panicum virgatum strain AP13 chromosome 5K, P.virgatum_v5, whole genome shotgun sequence genome has a window encoding:
- the LOC120706711 gene encoding actin cytoskeleton-regulatory complex protein PAN1-like, whose amino-acid sequence MAAALLLLLLLPLLVSANAADPALATIVLKDGTTCTLCASCDNPCNPSYYPPPSPPPAPVTTPCPPPPSYPAPSAGGGGGPIVYSSPPPPASTGGGLYYPPPTGGSTGGNNGASQQGGGGGGGAYPTPPPPNPFLPYFPFYYYSPPPPHYSGAWAVTAASSPAATLLAALLSGMLLLLLQQQQW is encoded by the coding sequence ATGGCCgctgctctcctcctcctcctcctcctcccgctcctcgTCAGCGCCAATGCCGCCGACCCGGCGCTGGCCACCATCGTGCTCAAGGACGGCACCACCTGCACCCTCTGCGCGTCCTGCGACAACCCCTGCAACCCCTCCTACTACCCGCCCCCGTCCCCGCCCCCGGCGCCCGTCACCACGCCGTGCCCGCCCCCGCCGTCCTACCCCGCcccctccgccggcggcggcggcggtcccatCGTCTACTCGTCCCCGCCCCCTCCCGCGTCCACCGGCGGTGGCTTGTACTACCCGCCGCCCACCGGCGGGTCCACGGGCGGCAACAACGGCGCCTCCCAgcagggcggcggaggcggaggcggcgcttacccgaccccgccgccgcccaacccGTTCCTGCCCTACTTCCCCTTCTACTACtacagcccgccgccgccgcactacTCCGGCGCCTGGGCCGTgaccgccgcctcgtcgccggccgcgaCGCTGCTCGCGGCGCTCCTCTCCGGgatgctgctcctgctgctgcagcagcagcagtggtaG